In Candidatus Caccoplasma merdavium, one DNA window encodes the following:
- a CDS encoding diaminopimelate dehydrogenase: MKRMRAAIVGYGNIGKYVLDALQAAPDFEIAGIVRRDATNVPDELKSYPVVSDIEALQDIDVAVLCTPTRKVEEYAEKILARGIHTVDSFDIHTQIAGLRSRLDAICKKHDTVAITAAGWDPGSDSIVRTLMQAAAPKGVTYTNFGPGMSMGHTVAVKAVEGVKAALSMTIPLGTGIHRRMVYIELKEGYKFEEVAQAIKTDPYFVNDETHVMQVECVNDLLDMGHGVHMIRKGVSGKTQNQILEFNMKINNPALTAQILVGVARASFRQQPGCYTMIEIPVIDMLHGEREDLIKHLV, translated from the coding sequence ATGAAAAGAATGAGAGCTGCCATCGTAGGTTATGGCAATATCGGAAAGTATGTCCTCGACGCCCTGCAAGCCGCCCCCGACTTTGAAATCGCCGGCATCGTGCGCCGAGACGCCACCAACGTTCCCGACGAATTGAAATCCTATCCTGTCGTTTCGGACATCGAAGCACTGCAAGATATCGACGTCGCCGTGCTGTGCACCCCCACCCGCAAAGTCGAAGAGTATGCCGAAAAGATTCTTGCCCGCGGCATTCACACGGTCGACAGCTTCGACATACACACGCAAATCGCCGGTCTGCGCAGCCGACTTGACGCCATCTGCAAAAAGCACGACACCGTAGCCATCACGGCCGCCGGTTGGGATCCGGGAAGCGACTCGATTGTGCGCACCCTCATGCAGGCCGCAGCGCCCAAAGGGGTTACCTACACCAACTTCGGCCCGGGCATGAGCATGGGTCACACCGTCGCCGTAAAAGCCGTTGAAGGGGTAAAAGCCGCCCTCTCCATGACCATTCCCCTCGGCACGGGTATCCACCGCCGCATGGTATATATCGAATTGAAAGAGGGCTATAAATTTGAAGAAGTGGCACAAGCCATCAAAACCGACCCCTACTTTGTCAACGACGAGACGCATGTGATGCAAGTCGAGTGCGTCAATGACCTGCTCGACATGGGTCACGGCGTGCACATGATACGCAAAGGCGTCTCGGGCAAAACCCAAAACCAGATTTTGGAATTTAACATGAAAATCAACAACCCCGCCCTTACGGCTCAGATATTGGTGGGCGTGGCCCGTGCGTCGTTCCGCCAACAACCGGGCTGCTACACGATGATAGAGATTCCCGTCATCGACATGCTCCACGGAGAGCGTGAAGACCTCATCAAGCACCTGGTTTAA
- the lgt gene encoding prolipoprotein diacylglyceryl transferase translates to MIDAITWTADPAIFSIFGREVRWYGLFFAIGFLVGYAIEERIYKHDNAPAGWCDKAFIYTIVATIVGARLGHCIFYGWEYYSAHPLDILKIWEGGLASHGGTIGILIALYIFSRRVTHRGMLWAVDRLAIPTALVGALIRMGNLMNHEIYGHVTDLPWGFRFIENVGAWHTYGAQPVFTDPSHPTQIYEALCYLAVFGLLMYLYWKRRAGDRPGLILGIFFIGVFLSRFFIEFVKNDQEAFEADMVLNMGQWLSIPFVIAGIWLVIRALIRPEVSGRIEGPHDRKKKQ, encoded by the coding sequence TTGATTGACGCCATAACCTGGACGGCCGACCCGGCGATATTCTCCATCTTCGGACGCGAAGTGCGCTGGTACGGCCTGTTCTTCGCCATCGGATTCCTGGTGGGTTACGCCATCGAAGAACGCATCTACAAGCACGACAATGCCCCGGCAGGGTGGTGCGACAAGGCTTTTATCTACACCATCGTGGCCACCATTGTCGGTGCCCGGTTGGGGCACTGCATCTTCTACGGTTGGGAGTACTACTCGGCACACCCGCTCGACATTCTCAAAATATGGGAAGGCGGGCTGGCCAGCCACGGAGGAACCATCGGTATCCTCATCGCCCTCTATATCTTCTCCCGCAGGGTGACACACCGCGGCATGCTCTGGGCCGTAGACCGCTTGGCCATACCCACCGCCCTGGTGGGTGCCCTCATACGCATGGGCAACCTCATGAACCATGAAATCTACGGTCATGTAACCGACCTGCCCTGGGGTTTCCGCTTTATCGAGAACGTGGGAGCCTGGCACACTTACGGCGCACAACCGGTCTTCACCGACCCGTCGCACCCGACGCAGATATACGAGGCGCTGTGCTATCTCGCCGTTTTCGGATTGCTTATGTATCTCTACTGGAAACGCCGTGCCGGTGACCGTCCGGGGCTGATACTGGGCATATTCTTCATCGGCGTCTTCCTCAGCCGCTTCTTCATCGAGTTTGTAAAGAACGACCAGGAAGCCTTCGAGGCCGACATGGTCCTCAACATGGGCCAATGGTTGAGCATACCATTCGTCATTGCAGGAATATGGCTCGTCATCAGGGCATTGATACGCCCCGAGGTATCGGGACGCATTGAAGGCCCCCATGACCGGAAGAAGAAACAATAA
- a CDS encoding GNAT family N-acetyltransferase — protein MEIPFRPITLNARSEIMCYTLSGPYRNCDFAFANMYSWQFLYRSEYAVVEDTLFIRFYLDGRRPAYMIPRGTRPLRESIALLRADASALGHTLCLLGISEEGRAAIDDACPGEFRFVVERDYADYIYLREELAALSGKRFQPKRNHINQFLKKYPDYRYLPLTSELVAECLRFEDEWLASQTGSGEDLSFERQAITRALTRFDDLELSGGTLWVGGRLVAFTYGSPITDDTFGVHVEKADASFEGAYAMINREFARTLPVAYRYVNREEDLGIPGLRQAKLSYHPFRLQEKMAAICWHARQGTPPEALPLEARVADGSAPLSLRRATDADRPAVMDLWQTCFHDDPRFLRLFFDRKFSPERSYLVVRGDKLCSALHHLPYMLSLWGGEEPLSYWAGLSTVPGERGRGLMATLMTHAFSLLGRRGFPLVALIPAEASLYDYYARFGFETTFFRRHYRYVVGGELSCNGSGLTAVGHDMAQLSRDWACLTAAIPCRVLHDADDFAVICADARLAGGEVWQARRPDATLCALAVAVPRDAALHLLEVCALDAPSLAQMLMALAARYGVREISFSLPEGAGVEDSLAGLLPGLVCESAVRCPSGMVRIVDAGRLLGSYATACPGRSFTLRLRDGLLPSNAGVYTIKEGRSCKQPLSVARDTVCDYDFDIRTFTRWLLVEGVTPAPYLSLMLSE, from the coding sequence ATGGAAATACCGTTTCGTCCCATCACGCTCAATGCCCGTTCCGAAATCATGTGTTATACGCTTTCGGGACCTTATCGTAATTGCGACTTCGCTTTTGCCAACATGTACAGTTGGCAGTTTCTTTACCGGAGCGAGTATGCCGTTGTCGAGGATACCTTGTTCATTCGTTTCTATCTCGACGGTCGTCGGCCGGCCTACATGATTCCCCGTGGCACCCGGCCCTTGCGGGAGAGTATCGCTTTGTTGCGAGCCGATGCTTCGGCATTGGGGCATACGTTGTGCCTGTTGGGTATTTCAGAAGAAGGCCGTGCGGCCATAGACGATGCCTGTCCCGGGGAATTCCGTTTTGTGGTCGAGCGCGATTATGCCGATTATATTTATTTGCGGGAGGAGTTGGCCGCGCTTTCGGGAAAACGTTTCCAGCCCAAACGCAATCACATCAACCAGTTTCTCAAAAAATATCCCGATTACCGCTATTTGCCTTTGACGAGCGAGCTTGTCGCGGAATGTCTGCGTTTTGAAGACGAGTGGTTGGCGAGTCAGACCGGCTCGGGCGAAGACCTTTCGTTCGAACGTCAGGCAATAACCCGGGCTTTGACCCGTTTCGACGACTTGGAACTTTCCGGCGGAACGCTTTGGGTGGGTGGCCGCTTGGTGGCTTTCACCTACGGCTCCCCCATTACCGACGATACTTTCGGCGTGCATGTCGAAAAGGCCGACGCTTCGTTCGAGGGCGCTTATGCCATGATCAATCGCGAGTTTGCCCGTACCTTACCGGTCGCCTATCGTTATGTCAACCGGGAAGAAGACCTTGGCATTCCCGGTTTGCGTCAAGCCAAGCTCTCATATCACCCGTTCCGTCTGCAAGAGAAGATGGCTGCCATCTGTTGGCATGCCCGACAAGGAACTCCGCCCGAGGCACTCCCCCTCGAAGCGCGGGTGGCCGATGGCTCTGCTCCGCTGTCGTTGCGCCGGGCTACCGATGCCGACCGCCCGGCGGTAATGGATTTGTGGCAGACCTGTTTTCACGACGACCCCCGTTTCCTCCGACTCTTCTTCGACAGGAAGTTCTCGCCCGAGAGGAGCTACCTTGTCGTGCGAGGAGACAAGCTCTGTTCGGCATTGCATCATCTGCCCTATATGCTCTCCTTGTGGGGCGGGGAAGAACCTCTCTCTTATTGGGCCGGCTTGTCGACCGTCCCCGGGGAACGCGGCCGAGGTCTCATGGCGACCCTCATGACCCATGCCTTTTCGTTGTTGGGGCGGCGCGGCTTCCCGCTGGTCGCACTCATTCCGGCCGAGGCGTCGTTATATGATTACTATGCGCGGTTTGGTTTTGAGACGACGTTTTTCCGCCGGCATTATCGTTATGTGGTGGGAGGGGAGCTCTCCTGCAACGGATCCGGGCTCACGGCCGTCGGCCATGACATGGCGCAGTTGAGCCGTGATTGGGCTTGCCTCACGGCAGCCATTCCCTGCCGGGTGCTGCACGATGCCGACGATTTTGCCGTGATTTGTGCCGATGCCCGCTTGGCCGGCGGAGAGGTGTGGCAGGCCCGGCGACCCGATGCGACCCTTTGTGCTCTTGCCGTTGCCGTCCCGCGTGATGCGGCCTTGCATTTGCTCGAAGTGTGTGCACTCGACGCTCCTTCGCTGGCACAAATGCTCATGGCTCTCGCTGCCCGGTACGGCGTGCGGGAAATCTCGTTTTCCCTGCCCGAAGGCGCGGGCGTTGAGGATTCCCTTGCCGGCTTGCTTCCCGGGCTCGTGTGTGAATCGGCCGTGAGATGCCCGTCGGGCATGGTGCGCATTGTCGATGCCGGACGATTGCTCGGCTCTTATGCCACGGCCTGTCCCGGGCGCTCTTTCACCCTCAGGTTGCGTGACGGGCTTTTGCCCTCGAACGCCGGGGTCTATACCATAAAAGAGGGGCGCTCTTGCAAGCAGCCCCTCTCTGTGGCACGGGATACCGTGTGTGATTATGATTTCGACATTCGGACGTTCACCCGATGGTTGTTGGTCGAAGGCGTCACGCCGGCACCTTATCTGTCGCTGATGCTCAGCGAATAG
- a CDS encoding inositol-3-phosphate synthase, giving the protein MEKMNVKPADGKLGVLCVGLGAVATTFITGVLMVRKGLAKPVGSMTQYDKIRVGRGAEKKYLHYNEIVPMAQLSDIVFGAWDVYPANAYESAINAEVLKEKDINPVKDELEKIVPMKAAFDRDYAKRLDGDNVKNCATRWEMVEQLREDIRKFKAENNCSRIVVLWAASTEIYVPYDENVHDTLAHLEKAMKDDDRKHIAPSMCYAYAALAEGAPFIMGAPNTTVDIPAMWEMAEKTKMPIAGKDFKTGQTLVKSGFAPIIGTRCLGLSGWFSTNILGNRDGLVLDEPANFHTKEVSKLSTLESILVPENQPDLYTDYYHKVRINYYPPRNDNKEGWDNIDIFGWMGYPMQIKINFLCRDSILAAPLCLDLVLLSDLAARAGRYGTQRFLSFFLKSPMHDYTQGEVPVNHLFQQYVMLKNALREMGGYEADEEID; this is encoded by the coding sequence ATGGAAAAAATGAATGTAAAACCGGCAGACGGTAAATTGGGCGTTTTGTGTGTAGGCTTGGGCGCTGTTGCCACAACGTTTATCACAGGAGTGTTGATGGTTCGTAAAGGTTTGGCAAAACCCGTTGGATCGATGACCCAATATGATAAAATCCGTGTAGGTCGCGGTGCCGAGAAAAAGTATCTTCATTATAATGAAATTGTGCCTATGGCACAGTTGTCCGACATTGTTTTCGGTGCTTGGGACGTATATCCCGCCAATGCCTATGAGTCGGCCATCAATGCCGAGGTGTTGAAAGAAAAAGACATCAATCCGGTAAAAGACGAGTTGGAAAAAATCGTTCCGATGAAAGCGGCTTTCGATCGCGACTATGCAAAACGCCTCGATGGTGACAATGTGAAAAACTGTGCCACCCGTTGGGAAATGGTAGAGCAGTTGCGTGAAGACATTCGCAAATTCAAGGCCGAAAACAACTGCTCGCGTATTGTCGTGCTGTGGGCGGCTTCGACCGAGATTTATGTGCCCTACGATGAGAACGTGCATGATACCTTGGCTCATCTCGAAAAGGCCATGAAAGACGACGACCGCAAACACATTGCTCCCTCGATGTGCTATGCCTATGCCGCTTTGGCCGAAGGTGCTCCCTTCATCATGGGTGCTCCCAACACGACGGTCGATATTCCTGCCATGTGGGAGATGGCCGAGAAGACCAAGATGCCCATTGCAGGTAAAGACTTCAAGACGGGGCAGACCCTTGTGAAATCGGGATTCGCTCCCATCATCGGCACCCGTTGCCTAGGCCTCTCGGGTTGGTTCTCGACCAACATTCTCGGCAACCGCGACGGTCTCGTGCTCGATGAGCCGGCCAACTTCCACACCAAGGAGGTGAGCAAGCTCTCTACCCTTGAATCGATTCTCGTTCCCGAAAATCAGCCCGACCTCTATACCGATTATTATCACAAGGTGCGCATCAACTACTATCCTCCGCGCAACGATAACAAGGAGGGCTGGGACAATATCGACATCTTCGGTTGGATGGGTTATCCCATGCAGATAAAAATCAATTTCCTCTGCCGTGACTCCATCTTGGCCGCACCCCTCTGCCTCGACCTCGTCTTGTTGAGCGACCTCGCTGCTCGTGCCGGCCGTTACGGGACACAACGTTTCCTGAGTTTCTTCCTCAAAAGCCCGATGCACGACTATACGCAGGGTGAGGTTCCCGTCAATCACCTCTTCCAGCAATATGTCATGCTCAAAAATGCCCTTCGCGAAATGGGTGGTTACGAGGCTGACGAAGAAATCGATTGA
- a CDS encoding acyloxyacyl hydrolase, with protein MRRIGTFVIAMLLVAHGLQAEEMQEKRSRLSYGASAGWVYLLGVDKYARELIKSPHGAVYNVYGAYRALLSDSSRYDMAFGYPTIRGGLMLVDYSRVRLHMDNRHTPYDSELGYMVAAYAAFKRDVVRASRFTLAYSFENGLGFCTRPYNPADNVDNEIIGSPLSIYFGFGVQARMRVAPSCEVFVEGEFKHFSNGALDRPNKGANTVGLSAGVRYYPAGDQPKLPVRNKFQRAYGKNFYCDLSVGWAAKSFLDEWFLYYYLLSPEDARYRTADYPIYSALSVSVAPMFRYRLKFASGIGVDYMYVPYAEQLKRINEEKSMPGLLYSPHSLGVSLRHEVFYKHLSLYFSLGYYLFRQMGKVPDEADESRYGMTEKETPYYETIGLRFYIPRLEWLYIGYHVKAHLSKADCMVLNVGVRLGKMKNWR; from the coding sequence ATGCGGAGAATAGGGACTTTTGTCATTGCCATGCTTCTTGTGGCTCACGGCCTGCAAGCCGAGGAAATGCAAGAAAAGAGGTCGCGGCTGTCGTATGGAGCCTCGGCCGGCTGGGTCTATCTCCTGGGTGTGGATAAATACGCCCGTGAATTGATAAAATCGCCTCATGGGGCTGTGTATAATGTGTATGGAGCCTATCGGGCCTTGCTGTCAGACAGCAGCCGGTATGATATGGCGTTTGGCTATCCCACCATCAGGGGCGGATTGATGCTGGTCGATTACAGCCGGGTGCGTCTGCACATGGACAATCGGCACACGCCTTATGATTCGGAGCTCGGTTACATGGTGGCGGCTTATGCCGCTTTCAAGCGCGACGTGGTGCGCGCGTCGCGTTTTACGCTGGCTTATTCGTTCGAGAACGGATTGGGCTTTTGCACGCGACCCTACAATCCGGCCGATAATGTCGATAACGAAATAATCGGTTCGCCGTTGTCGATATATTTCGGCTTTGGCGTGCAGGCGCGCATGCGGGTGGCTCCGTCGTGTGAAGTCTTTGTCGAGGGAGAGTTCAAGCATTTCTCCAATGGCGCGCTGGACCGTCCCAACAAGGGAGCCAACACGGTGGGCCTGTCGGCCGGCGTGCGTTATTATCCGGCCGGCGACCAGCCGAAATTGCCAGTTCGGAACAAATTCCAAAGAGCCTACGGGAAGAATTTTTATTGTGACCTTTCGGTGGGTTGGGCGGCCAAGTCATTTCTCGACGAGTGGTTCCTGTATTACTATTTGCTTTCGCCCGAAGATGCTCGTTACCGAACGGCCGATTATCCGATATATTCGGCCCTGTCAGTGTCCGTGGCACCCATGTTTCGCTATCGCTTGAAATTTGCTTCGGGCATCGGTGTCGACTATATGTATGTGCCCTATGCCGAGCAACTTAAAAGGATAAACGAGGAGAAGTCGATGCCGGGTCTGCTGTATAGCCCCCATTCCTTGGGCGTTTCGCTGCGGCATGAGGTATTCTACAAGCATCTTTCACTCTATTTCAGTTTGGGGTATTATCTGTTCCGTCAGATGGGAAAAGTCCCCGACGAAGCGGACGAGTCGCGGTATGGCATGACCGAGAAAGAGACCCCTTATTATGAAACCATCGGTTTGCGATTCTATATCCCGCGGCTCGAATGGCTCTATATAGGATATCATGTAAAAGCCCATCTTTCAAAAGCCGACTGCATGGTCCTGAATGTGGGGGTTCGATTGGGGAAAATGAAGAATTGGCGTTAA
- a CDS encoding NTP transferase domain-containing protein encodes MEYAIIAAGEGSRLAQEGVAWPKPLVPVCGEPLLDRLCRIFAANGASRIHIIINEERDEVRRHVEGLQDRYPIRLLIKNTPSSMHSFHELAAGITADRFCLTTVDPVFDEEEFSRYIGTFCNDTSLDAYMAVTDFIDDEKPLYVKTDEEMRIRAFNDTHTGNSLYVSGGIYAFTQAVVPVLRQGIATGMSRMRNFQRALLSAGLRVKAHPFSCIIDIDHAADITKAESFLLTHKRPTP; translated from the coding sequence ATGGAATATGCCATCATAGCGGCCGGAGAAGGGTCGCGTCTCGCCCAAGAAGGGGTCGCTTGGCCCAAACCGCTGGTACCGGTATGCGGCGAGCCCCTGCTCGACCGCCTGTGTCGAATATTCGCCGCAAACGGGGCATCGCGCATACACATCATTATCAATGAAGAACGCGACGAAGTGCGCCGCCACGTCGAGGGGCTCCAAGACCGGTATCCGATACGCCTCCTCATAAAAAACACGCCCAGTTCGATGCACAGTTTCCACGAACTGGCCGCAGGCATCACCGCCGACCGTTTCTGCCTCACAACGGTCGACCCCGTTTTCGACGAAGAAGAATTTTCCCGATATATCGGCACCTTTTGCAACGACACGTCGCTCGACGCCTATATGGCCGTAACCGACTTTATCGACGACGAAAAGCCCCTCTATGTCAAGACCGATGAAGAAATGCGCATCAGAGCATTCAACGACACGCATACCGGCAACAGTCTTTATGTCTCGGGAGGCATCTATGCGTTCACCCAAGCTGTGGTGCCGGTATTGCGGCAAGGTATCGCAACAGGCATGTCGCGCATGCGCAACTTCCAAAGGGCCCTCCTCTCGGCCGGCTTGCGTGTAAAAGCACACCCTTTTTCCTGCATCATCGACATCGACCATGCAGCCGACATCACCAAGGCCGAATCGTTTCTCCTCACCCACAAACGTCCTACGCCATGA
- a CDS encoding CDP-alcohol phosphatidyltransferase family protein — MSAQPTNTPASPRKRPSLASTLKSRDTEETFDLIFYRPIGYVWALLCRRLGIVPNAVTIVAIILGTAGGILLGFGTLSLTLWAIALIVLANSLDSADGQLARMTGQYSRLGRFLDGMCGDIWFIAIYVSVAYRISVETDWGIFSWPLGVITGVFHAKQAAMADYYRNFHLFILKGKAQSEWDESVQLAVTYRNTPWFPHLFAKLSALSYWRYTREQERSTPALQRLRRLLDSRYGDEWPLPLREAFRQKSKPLMKYTNILSFNTRIFVLFAVMLLNKPLYYFLFELTVMNLILGYMIWRHERICKEFIAKIEKGETI; from the coding sequence ATGTCTGCCCAACCAACCAACACCCCGGCCTCTCCCCGGAAACGCCCCTCACTGGCATCGACACTGAAATCGCGCGATACCGAAGAGACGTTCGACCTGATTTTCTATCGCCCCATCGGTTATGTGTGGGCACTGCTTTGCCGCCGGCTGGGCATCGTCCCCAACGCGGTAACCATCGTGGCCATCATTCTGGGAACCGCCGGCGGCATCTTGTTGGGGTTTGGGACGCTCTCCCTCACCCTGTGGGCCATCGCCTTGATTGTCCTGGCCAACTCACTCGACAGCGCCGACGGCCAGCTGGCCCGCATGACCGGCCAATACTCGCGACTGGGTCGTTTCCTCGACGGCATGTGCGGCGACATCTGGTTCATTGCCATATACGTCTCGGTGGCCTACCGCATCTCCGTCGAAACAGACTGGGGCATCTTTTCTTGGCCGCTGGGCGTGATTACCGGCGTGTTCCACGCCAAACAGGCGGCAATGGCCGACTATTACCGCAACTTCCATCTCTTTATCCTCAAAGGAAAAGCGCAAAGCGAATGGGACGAATCGGTCCAACTCGCCGTCACCTACCGCAACACGCCGTGGTTTCCCCATCTCTTTGCCAAACTTTCGGCACTTTCTTATTGGAGGTACACCCGCGAACAAGAGCGTTCCACCCCCGCCCTGCAACGACTCCGCCGGCTGCTCGACAGCCGCTACGGCGACGAGTGGCCCCTGCCGTTGCGCGAGGCATTCCGGCAGAAGAGCAAGCCGCTGATGAAGTACACCAACATTCTCTCCTTCAACACCCGCATCTTTGTCCTCTTTGCCGTCATGCTGCTCAACAAGCCGCTCTACTATTTTCTTTTCGAACTCACGGTCATGAATCTCATACTGGGGTATATGATTTGGCGCCACGAACGCATTTGCAAGGAATTCATTGCCAAAATAGAAAAAGGAGAAACGATATGA
- a CDS encoding HAD family hydrolase, translating into MNGTTVKGILFDFGGTLDTNGTHWGIVLQEAYRDAGFTLDEAAFREMYVQGERQLAARPVISDQDTFDIVLQKKLDLECAYGIAHGFLPDEPATRTRIAGIAWHCYESALENTRRAAELLRKLQTGYRLALVSNFYGNLQAVLADFNLTECFEAVIESARVGVRKPDPAIFALALDTLHLAPSEVVVVGDSYKNDIAPALALGITPIWLKGRGWDENDAHRTAPHIIGDLGELADVLQNRPDAR; encoded by the coding sequence ATGAATGGCACAACCGTCAAAGGGATTCTTTTCGACTTCGGGGGGACACTCGACACCAACGGCACTCACTGGGGCATCGTATTGCAAGAGGCATACCGCGATGCCGGTTTTACACTCGACGAGGCGGCATTCAGAGAGATGTATGTGCAAGGCGAACGCCAACTGGCCGCCCGTCCCGTCATCTCCGACCAAGACACATTCGACATCGTGTTGCAAAAAAAGCTCGACCTCGAATGTGCATACGGCATCGCCCACGGTTTTCTACCCGATGAGCCCGCGACCCGCACACGCATCGCCGGCATCGCCTGGCACTGTTATGAATCGGCCCTTGAAAACACCCGCCGGGCAGCCGAACTCCTGCGAAAACTGCAAACCGGTTACCGGCTGGCGCTGGTCTCGAATTTCTACGGCAACTTGCAGGCGGTACTGGCCGATTTCAACTTGACCGAGTGCTTCGAAGCGGTCATCGAATCGGCCCGGGTCGGCGTGCGCAAACCCGACCCGGCCATCTTCGCACTCGCACTCGACACCTTGCATCTCGCCCCGTCCGAGGTTGTCGTCGTGGGCGACAGCTACAAAAACGACATCGCTCCCGCTCTCGCGCTGGGTATTACTCCGATTTGGCTCAAAGGACGCGGTTGGGACGAGAACGATGCCCACCGCACGGCGCCCCACATCATCGGCGACCTGGGCGAGCTCGCCGACGTGTTGCAGAACCGGCCCGACGCAAGGTGA
- a CDS encoding 50S ribosomal protein L25/general stress protein Ctc — MKTFQLVGTPRTDLGKKAVKALRKNDLIPAVLNGGEVFNLPYTGTLKEGEKIVEIGNNQGLIVTDFAVSTNAVRKLVFTPEIFVVELTIGEKKVMAVVKDIQFHPVEERILHMDFLEVTEKKPVVMEVPVALEGHSEGVKAGGKLSLEMRKLKVKAIYTAIPEKMVINVDNLGLGKTMQVGDLHFDGLEIMNAKNAVVCAVKLTRAARGAAAKA; from the coding sequence ATGAAAACATTCCAATTAGTAGGAACCCCCAGAACCGACTTGGGCAAAAAGGCTGTAAAAGCCTTGCGCAAAAACGACCTCATTCCTGCCGTACTCAATGGCGGAGAAGTATTTAACCTCCCCTACACCGGCACGCTGAAAGAAGGCGAGAAAATCGTAGAAATCGGCAACAACCAAGGTCTCATCGTTACCGACTTTGCCGTTTCGACCAACGCCGTTCGCAAACTGGTCTTCACCCCCGAAATCTTCGTAGTCGAACTCACCATCGGTGAAAAGAAAGTGATGGCTGTCGTCAAAGACATACAATTCCACCCGGTAGAAGAGAGAATCCTCCACATGGACTTCCTCGAAGTTACCGAGAAGAAACCCGTGGTAATGGAAGTTCCCGTTGCCCTCGAAGGTCACTCCGAAGGTGTGAAAGCCGGTGGTAAACTGAGCCTCGAAATGAGAAAGCTCAAAGTAAAAGCCATTTACACCGCCATTCCCGAGAAAATGGTCATCAATGTCGACAACCTCGGTTTGGGCAAAACCATGCAAGTGGGCGACCTGCACTTCGACGGTCTCGAAATCATGAACGCCAAGAACGCCGTGGTATGCGCAGTGAAACTGACCCGCGCCGCCCGTGGTGCCGCTGCCAAAGCCTAA
- a CDS encoding aminoacyl-tRNA hydrolase, giving the protein MKYLIVGLGNIGDEYAATRHNIGFRVLDALAKASNLVFEDKRYGFVTQMRLKGHILTLLKPSTYMNLSGNAVRYWLQKENIPVENLLVVVDDLALPFGTLRLKPRGSDAGHNGLKHIQQILGSDAYARLRFGIGNDFPRGGQVDFVLGTFPPEEEQLLPERLERAGEIIKEFCLSGIQNAMNHYNNK; this is encoded by the coding sequence ATGAAATACCTGATTGTAGGCCTGGGCAACATCGGAGACGAATATGCTGCCACCCGGCACAACATAGGTTTCAGAGTATTGGACGCCTTAGCCAAGGCGTCCAATCTCGTTTTTGAAGACAAGCGATATGGCTTCGTGACCCAAATGCGACTCAAAGGCCACATTCTTACGCTGCTGAAACCTTCGACCTATATGAACCTCAGCGGCAACGCCGTGCGCTATTGGTTGCAAAAGGAGAACATCCCCGTCGAAAACCTCCTTGTCGTAGTCGACGACCTCGCCCTCCCGTTCGGCACCCTGCGCCTGAAACCCCGTGGAAGCGACGCCGGGCACAACGGGCTGAAACACATACAACAAATCCTCGGCTCCGACGCCTACGCCCGCCTGCGTTTTGGCATCGGCAACGACTTTCCCCGTGGCGGACAGGTCGACTTCGTCTTGGGCACCTTCCCGCCCGAAGAAGAACAGCTACTGCCCGAACGGCTCGAACGTGCCGGCGAAATCATCAAGGAATTCTGCCTGTCGGGCATACAAAATGCCATGAACCATTACAACAACAAATAG
- a CDS encoding RNA-binding S4 domain-containing protein, with product MPKKEGEIRLDKFLWATRIFKTRTIATEACKKGRVSIGGANAKPSRPVQIGEIIEVRKPPITYSFKVLDLAENRMGAKLVPQYLENVTPPEQYELIEMIRLSGFVNRAKGEGRPTKRDGRELKKFTDECYYGPSPEENDDFDFDFDMDDLNP from the coding sequence ATGCCGAAAAAAGAGGGAGAAATAAGGCTCGACAAATTCCTGTGGGCGACCCGCATCTTCAAAACCCGCACCATCGCCACCGAAGCCTGCAAAAAAGGGCGCGTGTCGATAGGCGGTGCCAATGCCAAACCGTCACGCCCGGTGCAGATAGGCGAAATCATCGAGGTACGCAAGCCACCCATCACCTACTCCTTCAAGGTCCTGGACCTGGCCGAAAACCGCATGGGAGCCAAACTGGTGCCGCAATACCTCGAAAACGTAACACCTCCCGAGCAATATGAACTCATAGAGATGATACGCCTCAGCGGTTTTGTCAACCGGGCCAAAGGCGAAGGTCGCCCCACCAAGCGAGACGGACGCGAGTTGAAAAAATTTACCGACGAATGCTACTACGGTCCCTCGCCCGAAGAGAACGACGACTTCGATTTCGATTTTGACATGGACGACCTCAACCCCTAA